Proteins encoded within one genomic window of Triticum aestivum cultivar Chinese Spring chromosome 2D, IWGSC CS RefSeq v2.1, whole genome shotgun sequence:
- the LOC123050684 gene encoding WAT1-related protein At5g64700-like yields the protein MSYKVCLKLFVHALYGMSAPFNISCVGLKYASAASASAVINLLPVLTFILALLLGMESLQLRRFHGIMKVSGIVFCAAGVTVLTLYQGPELKSVVHYALFHHASQVDTHPSRSWILGILLQSLATVLFALWTVFQGPLLEEYPSILLNTSLQIVFATVQSFFMALVMERDFSRWKLSLDVGLVAIVYCGVFVSALVNYLQIWVIGRCGPVFLSMTVPLTLVITVILSLLMGEPVSLGSVISGALMVGGLYNVLWGKRIEQVALCKQGGGREHAACFDLEEQESGAPVPSTQDSIKPVPDSKDPNETVSSKRC from the exons ATGTCATACAAAGTCTGTCTGAAGCTATTTGTGCATGCATTATATGG GATGTCTGCTCCTTTTAACATATCATGTGTTGGCCTCAAATATGCTTCAGCAGCTTCTGCTTCTGCAGTAATAAATCTCCTGCCAGTTTTAACTTTTATTTTGGCTCTTCTGTTGGG AATGGAGTCTTTGCAATTAAGGCGCTTCCATGGGATTATGAAGGTTTCTGGTATAGTGTTTTGTGCGGCTGGTGTTACTGTACTAACGTTATACCAAGGACCGGAGCTCAAATCTGTTGTCCATTATGCTCTTTTTCATCACGCGAGTCAAGTTGATACTCATCCCTCAAGGAGCTGGATATTGGGAATTCTCCTGCAGTCTCTTGCGACTGTATTGTTTGCTCTTTGGACAGTGTTTCAG GGCCCATTGCTGGAGGAGTATCCATCCATACTGCTTAACACTAGCCTTCAGATTGTCTTTGCGACTGTTCAATCTTTTTTTATGGCTCTAGTGATGGAGAGAGACTTTTCAAGATGGAAGCTGAGCTTGGATGTAGGTCTTGTCGCTATCGTCTATTGT GGCGTATTTGTTTCCGCATTGGTAAATTACCTGCAAATCTGGGTAATCGGCCGGTGCGGCCCAGTATTCCTGTCCATGACAGTACCCCTAACTTTGGTTATCACGGTCATTCTGTCGCTACTCATGGGAGAACCGGTTAGCCTTGGAAG TGTAATTAGTGGAGCGCTGATGGTTGGTGGTCTGTACAATGTTCTCTGGGGGAAGAGAATAGAGCAAGTAGCTCTCTGCAAGCAAGGAGGTGGCAGAGAACATGCAGCATGCTTTGATTTGGAGGAACAAGAAAGCGGCGCACCAGTTCCATCAACGCAGGATTCAATCAAGCCAGTGCCTGATTCGAAAGACCCAAATGAAACGGTGAGCAGCAAACGTTGTTAG
- the LOC123055259 gene encoding WAT1-related protein At5g64700 isoform X2 yields the protein MYVLSRSSIVHLIGTMFLLPIAFAIERKTAPRLSYKVCLKLFVHALYGMSASLNISCVGLNYASATSASAVLNLLPVLTFFLALLLGMESLQLKSFHGIVKVSGIVICAAGVTVLALYQGPELKSIVHHPIFRHPSRVDTHPSRSWILGILLQSLATVMFALWTVFQGPLLEEYPSMLLNTSLQIVFATVQSFFMALVMERDFSRWKLGLDVGLVAIIYCGVLVTTLANYLQIWVIGRCGPVFLAMTVPLTLVITIILSLLIGEAVTLGSVISGALMVAGLYNVLWGKRIEQVALCKQGGSGENGSCLDLEEQESGVPVPATRDSIKPVPGSKERTDTSN from the exons ATGTACGTCTTGTCGCGATCATCCATTGT GCATTTAATAGGTACCATGTTCTTActgcccattgcttttgcaattgaAAG GAAAACGGCCCCGCGACTGTCATACAAAGTCTGTCTGAAACTATTTGTGCATGCATTATATGG GATGTCTGCTTCCCTTAACATATCATGTGTTGGCCTCAATTATGCTTCAGCAACTTCTGCTTCTGCAGTACTAAATCTCCTACCAGTGTTAACTTTCTTTTTGGCTCTTCTGTTGGG AATGGAGTCTTTGCAATTAAAGAGCTTCCATGGGATTGTGAAAGTTTCTGGTATAGTGATTTGTGCGGCTGGTGTTACTGTACTAGCGTTATACCAAGGACCGGAGCTCAAATCTATCGTCCATCACCCTATTTTTCGTCACCCAAGTCgagttgatacacatccctcaagGAGCTGGATATTGGGAATTCTCCTGCAGTCTCTTGCGACTGTAATGTTTGCCCTTTGGACAGTGTTTCAG GGCCCTTTGCTGGAGGAGTATCCGTCCATGCTGCTTAACACGAGCCTTCAGATTGTCTTTGCGACTGTTCAATCATTTTTTATGGCTCTAGTGATGGAGAGAGACTTTTCAAGATGGAAGTTGGGATTGGATGTAGGTCTTGTGGCGATCATCTATTGT GGCGTACTTGTTACTACATTGGCAAACTACCTGCAAATCTGGGTGATTGGTAGGTGCGGCCCAGTATTCCTGGCCATGACAGTACCCCTAACTTTGGTTATCACAATCATTCTATCACTTCTCATAGGAGAAGCTGTTACCCTTGGAAG TGTAATAAGTGGCGCGCTCATGGTTGCTGGCCTGTACAATGTTCTCTGGGGGAAGAGAATAGAGCAAGTAGCTCTCTGCAAGCAAGGAGGTAGCGGAGAAAATGGATCATGCTTAGATTTGGAGGAACAAGAAAGCGGTGTGCCAGTTCCAGCAACGCGGGATTCAATCAAGCCAGTGCCAGGTTCGAAAGAGAGAACTGATACATCAAACTGA
- the LOC123055259 gene encoding WAT1-related protein At5g64700 isoform X1 — translation MGNRAPYAVSFLLRFIYAVMQILTKVAFNQGTSTYVLVFYRHLIGTMFLLPIAFAIERKTAPRLSYKVCLKLFVHALYGMSASLNISCVGLNYASATSASAVLNLLPVLTFFLALLLGMESLQLKSFHGIVKVSGIVICAAGVTVLALYQGPELKSIVHHPIFRHPSRVDTHPSRSWILGILLQSLATVMFALWTVFQGPLLEEYPSMLLNTSLQIVFATVQSFFMALVMERDFSRWKLGLDVGLVAIIYCGVLVTTLANYLQIWVIGRCGPVFLAMTVPLTLVITIILSLLIGEAVTLGSVISGALMVAGLYNVLWGKRIEQVALCKQGGSGENGSCLDLEEQESGVPVPATRDSIKPVPGSKERTDTSN, via the exons ATGGGAAACAGAGCACCTTATGCTGTTTCATTTCTCTTAAGGTTTATCTATGCAGTTATGCAGATACTTACCAAAGTTGCTTTTAACCAAGGTACAAGTACATACGTTCTCGTTTTCTACAGGCATTTAATAGGTACCATGTTCTTActgcccattgcttttgcaattgaAAG GAAAACGGCCCCGCGACTGTCATACAAAGTCTGTCTGAAACTATTTGTGCATGCATTATATGG GATGTCTGCTTCCCTTAACATATCATGTGTTGGCCTCAATTATGCTTCAGCAACTTCTGCTTCTGCAGTACTAAATCTCCTACCAGTGTTAACTTTCTTTTTGGCTCTTCTGTTGGG AATGGAGTCTTTGCAATTAAAGAGCTTCCATGGGATTGTGAAAGTTTCTGGTATAGTGATTTGTGCGGCTGGTGTTACTGTACTAGCGTTATACCAAGGACCGGAGCTCAAATCTATCGTCCATCACCCTATTTTTCGTCACCCAAGTCgagttgatacacatccctcaagGAGCTGGATATTGGGAATTCTCCTGCAGTCTCTTGCGACTGTAATGTTTGCCCTTTGGACAGTGTTTCAG GGCCCTTTGCTGGAGGAGTATCCGTCCATGCTGCTTAACACGAGCCTTCAGATTGTCTTTGCGACTGTTCAATCATTTTTTATGGCTCTAGTGATGGAGAGAGACTTTTCAAGATGGAAGTTGGGATTGGATGTAGGTCTTGTGGCGATCATCTATTGT GGCGTACTTGTTACTACATTGGCAAACTACCTGCAAATCTGGGTGATTGGTAGGTGCGGCCCAGTATTCCTGGCCATGACAGTACCCCTAACTTTGGTTATCACAATCATTCTATCACTTCTCATAGGAGAAGCTGTTACCCTTGGAAG TGTAATAAGTGGCGCGCTCATGGTTGCTGGCCTGTACAATGTTCTCTGGGGGAAGAGAATAGAGCAAGTAGCTCTCTGCAAGCAAGGAGGTAGCGGAGAAAATGGATCATGCTTAGATTTGGAGGAACAAGAAAGCGGTGTGCCAGTTCCAGCAACGCGGGATTCAATCAAGCCAGTGCCAGGTTCGAAAGAGAGAACTGATACATCAAACTGA